A window of Solanum stenotomum isolate F172 chromosome 3, ASM1918654v1, whole genome shotgun sequence contains these coding sequences:
- the LOC125859479 gene encoding uncharacterized protein LOC125859479, translating to MENYSSLSCEIQIIRARNVSLGGNLFVRCTLSSGEDQRVQINSQEITSKSADDLFWDESFSLDCSGTQDSINRLKQGSVGFELHSRKTTILPILGGSKMLGRAEIPWRSVFESKNMEIVEWAIMDKENVKPMAVQIAMKVKSIKETIKVKKNIDSKLRRSSSSCACMDYCGCNSSNVFSVDDYEVFALGAALGAL from the coding sequence ATGGAGAATTATTCATCTCTTAGTTGTGAAATACAAATCATAAGAGCAAGAAACGTATCGTTAGGAGGGAATTTGTTTGTTAGATGCACTCTTTCTTCGGGAGAGGATCAAAGAGTTCAAATAAACAGCCAagaaatcacatcaaaatctgCTGATGACTTGTTTTGGGACGAGTCTTTCTCATTGGATTGCTCCGGAACTCAAGATTCCATTAATCGTCTCAAGCAAGGAAGTGTCGGTTTCGAACTTCACTCAAGAAAAACTACTATTCTTCCAATTTTAGGTGGTTCAAAAATGTTGGGAAGGGCTGAAATTCCATGGAGAAGTGTTTTTGAGTCAAAAAACATGGAGATTGTGGAGTGGGCAATTATGGATAAAGAAAATGTGAAGCCTATGGCAGTGCAAATAGCAATGAAGGTTAAAAGTATAAAAGAGACAATAAAAgtgaagaaaaatattgattCAAAGTTGAGAAGATCATCATCATCATGTGCTTGCATGGACTATTGTGGGTGTAATAGTAGTAATGTTTTTagtgttgatgattatgaagtCTTTGCACTTGGAGCTGCTCTTGGTGCCTTGTAA